The Meiothermus sp. region AGCTTTCGGCCTTTAGCTTGAAGCTAGACCCTTACCTTTTCCTCGATGATGCTCTCGATGTACTGTCGCAAGGGCTCCAAGGGAATGCGGGTCAGCACATCGGTCATGTGCCCTTTGACCAGAATCTGCTGGGCCATGTGGCGCGGCAAACCCCGGCTCATCAGGTAGAAGAGCTCCTCGGGGGCTACCGGTGCGGTAGAAGAGCCGTGGGAGCACTTTACGTCGTTGGCCCCGATCTCGAGCTGGGGAACCGAGTCGGCCCGGGCATCTTCCGAGAGCAGCAGGTTGCGGTTGGTCTGGTAGGCGTCGGTCTTCTGAGCTCCCTGCTCCACCTTGATCAGGCCGGCGTACACGGTGCGGCTCTGGTCTTTGGCTGCGCCCTTGTAGAGCACATCGGAGTAGGCGTGGTCGGCCACGTGGTGTTGCAGGGTGTAGTGATCCACGTGTTCTTGGCCGGTGGTGAAGTACAAGCCCAGCATCTCGGAGGAAGAGCCCGGCCCCAGCATCTCCGACTGCACTTCGGCTCGGCTGATGGTCGCCCCCATGTTCACCACCAGGTCGTTGAGGGCGGCGTCGCGCTCGAGGTGGGCCCGCTGGCGATGGAAGTGGTAGAAGCCCTGGCCTAAAAGCTGGATGTGGGCATGCCGCACCTTGGCCCCGTCCTTCACGATGATTTCGGTGGAAGAGGTGTTCACCGAGGACGGCACCTTGGCCGGTGAGATGTACTCCTCGATGTAGACCGCCTGGCTGTTCACGTCGCCCACGATCAGGGTGCGCGAACCCGAGAGCTTGCCCCCTTCCAGGTACTTAAAAACCCCAATGGGCTTGCTGAACTCTACGTTTTTGGGGATGTACAAAAATACCCCGTGAGTGAAGAGGGCTGCGTTCAGGGCGGGAATCTTGGAGTTCTCGGGGCGGTTTTGCTGCGTTCCCACGAGGTCGTTCCAGTTCACGGCCTTGAACAGATTTTCCTCGACCAGCTTGGGGTGCTGGGCAATGGCCTGGTGTAGGCTGCTGAAGATCACGCCCTGCTGGCGGTACGCCTCGGGCAACTCGAGCTGCACCAGATCGCCTCCCACGAACACGGCATAGCCCGCCAGGTCGGCCTGGGCAATGCGCTCTTGTACAGCCTGGGGAATGGCCGAGGGCTGGCCGGTGGGAAGCTCGAGGGAGAGCTCCTCGAAAGGCACCTCGGTGATGTCGGTGTACTTCCACTCCTCGGTGCGGGTGGTGGGGTAGGGCAGCTTGGCAAAGGTCTCCCAGGCCAACAGGCGCTTGGCCCGGAGCCAGTCGGGTTCGTTCAGCCTACTGGAAACCTGCAAAACCAGGTCGCGAGAAAGGGTTGAGGTCAGTTCCATGTTAGCCCACCGACCCTTCCATCTCGAGTTCAATCAAGCGGTTCAGCTCCACGGCGTACTCGAGGGGCAATTCCTTGGCCACCGGCTCAATGAATCCACGGACAATCAGCGCCGCGGCCTCGTCCTCGGGCAGGCCCCGGCTTTGCAGGTAGAAGATCTGCTCGTCGTTGAGGCGGCTCACGGTGGCCTCGTGGCCCACGGTGGCGGTGTCGTCTTCGATCTCCATGTAGGGGTAGGTGTCGGTGCGGGACTCCTCGTTGATCAGGAGCGCGTCGCACTCCACGTTCACCTTCACGTGCTTGGCCCCTTCGTAGACCTTAATCAGCCCCCGGTAGCTGCTGCGGCCCGAGCCCTTGGAGATGGACTTGGACACGATGCTGCCGCCGGTGTTGGAGGCCGCAAAAATCAGCTTACCGCCGGCGTCTTGGTGCTGGCCGGTGTTGGCAAAGGCAATCGAGAGGATGTCCGAGCGGGCCCCTTCTTCCACTAGGTAGCTGCTGGGGTACTTCATGGTCACCTTGGAGCCCAGGTTGCCATCGAGCCACATGTGGTAGGCATCCTTCTTGACCAAAGCCCGCTGGGTCACCAGGTTGTACATATTGTGGGGCCAGTTCTGGATGGTGGTGTAGCGACTCTTGGCCCCCTGGTTGACCACAATCTCGATCACCCCGGAGTGGAAGGAGTCGGTGGTGTAGACGGGCGCGGTACAACCCTCGATGTAGTGCACCTCGGCGCCCTCGTCCACCACGATGATGGTGCGCTCGAACTGACCCAGCTCGGCGGTATTGACCCGGAAGTACGCCTGCAAGGGCAGGTCTACCTTGACCCCCTTGGGCACGTACACGAAGCTCCCGCCCGACCAGACCGCCGAGTTGAGCGCGGCGTACTTGTTGTCCTCAGGAGGAATCACGGTGGCAAAGTACTCACGGAAGAGGTCTTCGTGGTGCTTGAGCCCTTCTTCGATGGAGACGAAGATCACCCCCAGGCGCTGGAGCTCCTCGCGCACCTGGTGATAGACCATCTCCGAGTCGTACTGCGCCCCTACCCCGGCCAGCACCTTGCGCTCGGCCTCGGGGATGCCCAGTTTCTCGTAGGTACGGCGAATCTCCTCCGGCACTTCTTCCCAGCTCCGAGCATCACGCTTCTCGGTGGGCTTGGCGTAGAAGTAGATCTCGTCCATGTTGAGGCCGGAGAGATCGGGCCCCCAGGTGGGCACCGGCTTGGACTGGTAGATTTCCAGAGCCTTGAGGCGGAACTGCAGCATCCAAGCCGGCTCGTCCTTGTGGTAGCTGATGGCCTCCACCACGCGCCTCGAGAGGCCCTTCTCGGCCTTCCAAACCGGCTTTACTTCGTCTACAAAGCCGTATTTGTATTCATTGCCAATGTCTTCAACGATAAGGTTATCTGACATTTACGCTCCCTTCTGGAGGCTTGTGGCTTGTGGTTTTCCACAGGCTACACACCACCAACCACAAGCCCGCTAATCGCCTACGGCCGCCAGTTCCTTCACCCAGTCGTAGCCCTGTTCCTCGAGCTTCATGGCCAGTTCGGGGCCCCCCGAGGTCACGATGCGGCCATCGATCATCACGTGCACCGCGTCGGGCACGATGTAGTTGAGCAAGCGCTGGTAGTGGGTAATCAGGAGCGCCCCAAAGTTGGGGCCGCGCATGGCGTTCACGCCCTTGGCCACTACCTTCAAGGCGTCAATGTCGAGGCCAGAGTCGGTCTCGTCCATGATGGCGTAGGTGGGTTCCAGCACCATCATGTGCATGATCTCGTTGCGCTTCTTCTCGCCCCCGGAAAAGCCATCGTTCAAGTAGCGGGTTAGGATGCTCTCGTCCCACTCGAGGGTCTGCAAGGCCTTTTGCAGTTTGCCGTAGAACTCCATCATGTCCACTTCGCCGCCCTTTTTGGCTTGCAGGGCCAGGCGCAGGAAGTTGGCATTGGAAACCCCCGGCACTTCCACGGGGTACTGGAAGGCCAGGAACAACCCCTTACGGGCCCGTTCGTCGGCTTCCATCTCGAGGATGCTCTCCCCGTCCATCAGGATGTCGCCCTTGGTGATCTCGTAGCTAGGGTCACCGGCGATGATCTTGCCCAGGGTGCTCTTGCCCGCGCCGTTGGGCCCCATCACCGCGTGAATCTGGCCTTTGGGCAGAACCAGGTTCACCCCGTTCAGGATGGTCTCGCCGTCCACGATTTTGGCGTGCAGGTTGCGGATTTCCAGTTGATTTACCATGCTGTTTCCTTTCCGACAGGGATTGGGTTTGGTCTGAACGAACCTCTTACTGCGAATCGCTCGCAATAAGAGTATAGGTTCTTATTTCTAGAATGTATAGTAGTTTAGTCAAGATTCCACCAACCCGCCTCACAATCAAGCCAAGCTTCAACTAAAGCGCCGCTGCAGACCCGCAGTCTGCACGATGTTGGCGGCGATCTCCTCGATAGAGGCGCTGGTGGTGTCGAAGTAGCGGATGCCCAGCCGGCGGAACAACCGCTCGGCCCGGCGAACCTCGTACTCGCACTGCTCTAGCGAGGCGTACCGGCTGCCGGGCTTGCGCTGGGTGCGAATTTGGTGCAGCCGAGAAGGGTGAATGGTCAGGCCAAAAACCTTGTTTTTGTAGGCCTTGATGGGTTCGGGTAGGGTTTCTCGCTCGAAGTCGGCTTCGACCAAAGGGTAGTTGGAAGCCCGCAAACCATACTGCATACCCAAAAACAAGCAGGTAGGGGTCTTGCCGGCCCGGCTAACCCCCACCAGGATTACATCGGCCATCTGGTAGTAGCGCTCCCCCAGGCCATCGTCGGTAGCCAGGGCAAAGTCCACCGCATCGATGCGGGTGAAGTAGGTGTTATCGCTCACGCTGTGAAGCCGGCCCACCCGGCCCGTAGGAGGCTGGCCAAGCTCGCGCTCGAGTTCCCCCAGGTAGCTGCGAAACAGGTCGAAGTGCAGGGCCGGGGCGGTTTTGAGCTGGTCATTTAGCACCGGATTGGCCAGGGTGGAAAACACAATGGGGCGTACGCGCTCGCGCTCGTAAATCGAGTTGATCTCGTACACAAGATCATAAACCTCCTCTTCGCTATCGGTGAACGGCCGCGTTACATAGCGAAACTGCACGGCCTCAAACTGGGCCAGAAGGCTTCGGGCCACCGACTCTGCGGTTAGGCCGGTATGGTCAGAGACGATAAAAACCGTTCGCTCCATAACACTCTCCCGTAGAACCGTCAATAACAGTGTAGTTTATGTGTGTAGCATCTTTTACACAGAAGGCTGGGACATAGCTACACCAAAACCGGCTACTCCCCTTTGCTCCTCGCCCAAACTACCATCAACTGCAACGAGGTGCGCTTATGGCCTATATCCGTTGGTTCGAGACGCTGGGCATGCAAGACCTGGAAATCGTGGGCGGCAAAAACGCCTCCATCGGGGAAATGATCGCCAATCTATCCGAGGCCGGGGTGCGGGTGCCGGGGGGGTTTGCCACCACCGCCGAGGCCTTTCGCGACTTCCTAAAGCACAACCGACTGGAAGAGCGCATCCATCAGGCCCTAAAAAACCTGAACGTGGACGACGTGGCCGAGCTGGCCCGGGTAGGGGCCGAGATTCGGGGCTGGGTGGAGCAGGCCGAGCTACCCAAGGCCCTGGAGGTAGCCATCGTAGATGCCTACATCCGCCTCGAGTCCGCCTCCAAGGGCGGGCTTTCTGTTGCGGTGCGCTCCAGCGCCACCGCCGAAGACCTGCCCGAGGCCAGCTTTGCCGGGCAGCAGGAGACCTTCTTGAACGTAAAGGGCGTGGATAGCGTCCTGTTGCACATAAAGAAGGTCTTCGCCTCGCTTTACAACGACCGGGCCATCGCCTACCGCGTGCACCA contains the following coding sequences:
- the sufB gene encoding Fe-S cluster assembly protein SufB; this encodes MSDNLIVEDIGNEYKYGFVDEVKPVWKAEKGLSRRVVEAISYHKDEPAWMLQFRLKALEIYQSKPVPTWGPDLSGLNMDEIYFYAKPTEKRDARSWEEVPEEIRRTYEKLGIPEAERKVLAGVGAQYDSEMVYHQVREELQRLGVIFVSIEEGLKHHEDLFREYFATVIPPEDNKYAALNSAVWSGGSFVYVPKGVKVDLPLQAYFRVNTAELGQFERTIIVVDEGAEVHYIEGCTAPVYTTDSFHSGVIEIVVNQGAKSRYTTIQNWPHNMYNLVTQRALVKKDAYHMWLDGNLGSKVTMKYPSSYLVEEGARSDILSIAFANTGQHQDAGGKLIFAASNTGGSIVSKSISKGSGRSSYRGLIKVYEGAKHVKVNVECDALLINEESRTDTYPYMEIEDDTATVGHEATVSRLNDEQIFYLQSRGLPEDEAAALIVRGFIEPVAKELPLEYAVELNRLIELEMEGSVG
- the sufC gene encoding Fe-S cluster assembly ATPase SufC, encoding MVNQLEIRNLHAKIVDGETILNGVNLVLPKGQIHAVMGPNGAGKSTLGKIIAGDPSYEITKGDILMDGESILEMEADERARKGLFLAFQYPVEVPGVSNANFLRLALQAKKGGEVDMMEFYGKLQKALQTLEWDESILTRYLNDGFSGGEKKRNEIMHMMVLEPTYAIMDETDSGLDIDALKVVAKGVNAMRGPNFGALLITHYQRLLNYIVPDAVHVMIDGRIVTSGGPELAMKLEEQGYDWVKELAAVGD
- the sufD gene encoding Fe-S cluster assembly protein SufD, which translates into the protein MELTSTLSRDLVLQVSSRLNEPDWLRAKRLLAWETFAKLPYPTTRTEEWKYTDITEVPFEELSLELPTGQPSAIPQAVQERIAQADLAGYAVFVGGDLVQLELPEAYRQQGVIFSSLHQAIAQHPKLVEENLFKAVNWNDLVGTQQNRPENSKIPALNAALFTHGVFLYIPKNVEFSKPIGVFKYLEGGKLSGSRTLIVGDVNSQAVYIEEYISPAKVPSSVNTSSTEIIVKDGAKVRHAHIQLLGQGFYHFHRQRAHLERDAALNDLVVNMGATISRAEVQSEMLGPGSSSEMLGLYFTTGQEHVDHYTLQHHVADHAYSDVLYKGAAKDQSRTVYAGLIKVEQGAQKTDAYQTNRNLLLSEDARADSVPQLEIGANDVKCSHGSSTAPVAPEELFYLMSRGLPRHMAQQILVKGHMTDVLTRIPLEPLRQYIESIIEEKVRV
- a CDS encoding pyruvate, water dikinase regulatory protein; translation: MERTVFIVSDHTGLTAESVARSLLAQFEAVQFRYVTRPFTDSEEEVYDLVYEINSIYERERVRPIVFSTLANPVLNDQLKTAPALHFDLFRSYLGELERELGQPPTGRVGRLHSVSDNTYFTRIDAVDFALATDDGLGERYYQMADVILVGVSRAGKTPTCLFLGMQYGLRASNYPLVEADFERETLPEPIKAYKNKVFGLTIHPSRLHQIRTQRKPGSRYASLEQCEYEVRRAERLFRRLGIRYFDTTSASIEEIAANIVQTAGLQRRFS